The Ostrinia nubilalis chromosome 17, ilOstNubi1.1, whole genome shotgun sequence genome contains a region encoding:
- the LOC135080217 gene encoding uncharacterized protein LOC135080217 codes for MRSWLLCVLALAVVACTSAQHYNRYDNFNADSIIQNERILLAYYKCVMDKGPCTKDGKNFKRVLPETLTSACSRCSPKQKLVVRKLLLGIRAKSEPRFLELLDKYDPERLNREALYNFLVTGCKKTSKMKLVIISLCLAAAVVAQEKYDSIDDNFDISEVLNNERLLNSYTKCLLDKGPCTPEVKKVKDKLPEALATRCAKCTDKQKQIGKQLAKEVKAKRPDLWKELVAHYDPEGKYQEAFQDYLKP; via the exons ATGAGGAGCTGGTTACTGTGCGTTCTCGCGCTGGCGGTGGTGGCATGCACCTCAGCACAGCACTACAATCGGTACGACAACTTCAACGCCGACTCCATCATCCAGAATGAGAGGATCCTGCTGGCCTACTACAAGTGTGTGATGGACAAAGGACCGTGTACTAAAGACGGGAAGAACTTTAAAC GTGTCCTACCCGAGACATTGACTTCGGCCTGCTCAAGATGCTCGCCCAAGCAGAAGCTGGTGGTGCGCAAGCTTCTCCTCGGCATCAGAGCCAAGAGCGAACCTCGCTTCCTGGAACTGCTCGACAAGTATGACCCCGAGAGACTGAACAGAGAGGCCCTGTATAACTTCTTAGTGACTGGC tgtaaaaaaacttCTAAAATGAAACTTGTTATTATTTCCCTGTGTCTGGCCGCTGCGGTTGTAGCGCAAGAAAAATATGACTCTATCGATGACAACTTCGATATATCAGAGGTGTTGAACAACGAAAGGCTACTGAATTCATACACCAAATGCTTACTGGACAAGGGaccctgcactcctgaagtAAAGAAAGTCAAgg ATAAACTTCCCGAAGCTTTGGCTACCAGGTGCGCCAAATGCACAGACAAACAAAAGCAAATAGGGAAACAATTGGCCAAAGAAGTGAAAGCAAAGCGGCCCGACCTGTGGAAGGAGCTCGTCGCCCACTACGACCCCGAAGGCAAATACCAGGAGGCTTTCCAAGACTACCTCAAGCCTTAA
- the LOC135079894 gene encoding EF-hand domain-containing family member B-like, with translation MSKLCGTSGGKGNLGMFRERDPKVCAAGIPSSQATNRVADSLQHYLLQEEVEALIRDSIQPPPKPQKLPPLRHPPKPDMRNSGPFNQVRDIINPPIKTKFQTLVHDFKESVYTSYWKKVVGKVPDPVPTLPQGFDVLSTLGKKLPDCGRLYDIVMPKDPVPDKTPASKQPGYQTNRNYCSTTFNPNKVFGMRANVDPRGKFAKCCLTYDNIIDGTNLKKPINTYLANFQDGKRVELGRASAPNDNISCVPDGYAFGKLKPPSRVVDCLTTCELNPNRELFKKCLGHLNTLRKFMSKRYEGTFFRQLYLSLRYYDKEKTGWLPKELIYEYCNRKFIRFNSSLIEPLLSLWEAFDGAQIKYETFVTMLNFTQSSPEFPKIPDIPDECIDFRTTYTEMVKPGQDSGTKRMAGLPSGRYFDMDYPVTPLGCCKADRVYLPHESDAKSCLCPSLFTLLNVSHRDMYAKREPDLIRKIFEGAGEQFDDEKFNTIWDNAKKYHTEGWVCIETFRRSMEELESAEKEKKA, from the coding sequence ATGTCTAAACTATGTGGGACAAGTGGTGGGAAAGGGAACTTGGGGATGTTCAGAGAGAGAGACCCAAAAGTTTGCGCTGCCGGGATTCCTAGCTCTCAAGCCACTAATCGTGTAGCAGATTCTCTTCAGCATTACTTACTTCAAGAGGAAGTAGAAGCACTTATTAGAGACTCGATTCAACCACCGCCTAAACCACAAAAGCTGCCACCGCTACGGCATCCACCAAAACCTGATATGAGAAACTCTGGGCCATTCAACCAAGTCAGAGACATCATTAACCCTCCCATCAAAACTAAATTTCAAACACTAGTACATGATTTTAAAGAATCAGTGTATACCTCGTACTGGAAGAAGGTCGTTGGAAAAGTACCCGATCCAGTACCTACTTTGCCACAAGGTTTTGATGTTTTATCTACACTTGGGAAAAAACTGCCAGACTGTGGACGCTTGTATGATATTGTAATGCCAAAAGATCCAGTACCTGACAAAACACCGGCTTCAAAACAACCTGGTTACCAAACTAATCGTAATTATTGCTCGACAACTTTCAACCCTAACAAAGTATTTGGTATGAGAGCTAATGTAGACCCACGAGGAAAATTTGCCAAGTGTTGTCTTACGTATGACAACATTATAGATGGCACGAATTTGAAGAAACCAATTAATACATATTTGGCTAACTTTCAAGATGGGAAACGGGTGGAGCTAGGAAGAGCATCAGCGCCAAACGATAATATATCTTGCGTGCCAGATGGGTATGCGTTTGGTAAACTTAAACCACCCAGTAGAGTGGTCGACTGCCTAACCACTTGTGAACTGAACCCCAACAGGGAGCTTTTCAAAAAGTGCTTGGGACATCTCAATACTCTACGGAAATTCATGTCTAAAAGATACGAGGGCACATTCTTCCGCCAGCTATATTTAAGTTTGAGATATTATGATAAGGAGAAAACTGGATGGTTACCGAAAGAACTGATTTATGAATACTGTAATCGTAAATTCATTCGATTCAATTCATCACTAATTGAACCATTGTTATCATTGTGGGAGGCATTTGATGGGGCACAAATTAAGTATGAAACTTTTGTTACTATGCTCAACTTCACGCAATCTAGTCCAGAATTTCCCAAAATTCCTGATATTCCTGATGAGTGTATTGATTTTCGTACAACCTATACTGAAATGGTAAAGCCAGGACAAGATTCTGGAACAAAACGTATGGCGGGACTGCCATCGGGGAGATATTTTGACATGGATTATCCTGTGACACCTCTGGGTTGTTGCAAAGCAGATAGAGTTTATTTACCACATGAGTCAGATGCAAAATCGTGTTTATGTCCCAGTTTGTTTACACTTCTGAACGTGAGTCATCGCGATATGTATGCCAAGCGTGAGCCAGATTTAATAAGGAAAATTTTTGAAGGGGCAGGTGAACAATTTGATGATGAAAAGTTTAACACTATTTGGGATAACGCTAAAAAATACCACACTGAAGGGTGGGTCTGTATTGAAACATTTCGTCGCAGTATGGAAGAGTTAGAAAGCGcagaaaaagaaaagaaagctTAA
- the LOC135079893 gene encoding EF-hand domain-containing family member B: MPVDCQRSTSGGKGNFGMFIERDKNVCAAGLPTAQPDDKVSDSLEHYLLKDEVDALIHDSIIPPKPPRPLPPLRKPIPHDTRFAGPFCDMAKLINPRNKTKYETLVEDFKETAYKSYWKAPLGQVQDPAPMLPEGFDKQGTTFGKKTPFHGRLYDIVMPREPYPDKTPESKKAGVQYKYKYCEPAYNGDLTYGHRTYVDKRGTYARCCVTDDRVKLGTGGRTIINTVQANFQDAKQPRIGTVLAPNDNILNVPKGYSFGILKPPDNLPECLTFCQLNSGREFFKKCLKHLNSLRKCLSKRFLPTFFRTFYLNLKYFDQEKSGWLPKQVVYDYCGTKLIRFDPALIEPLLDMWRAFDNSTNRIEYKTFVHVLNYREPSPEIPKIPDLPADCLDFRTTYTEMVKPGKPPDLTPMAGLPSGRYFDLDFPISPERCCRADRTCLPHESDMKSCLSPSVLTLLHVNHRDMYAKREPDVVRRVFEAAGEKFTDEGFDAIWEEAKKHHSQGWVCFETFRRTLEANPNRGEAKNDESS; this comes from the coding sequence ATGCCTGTGGATTGCCAAAGGTCGACATCTGGTGGGAAGGGGAATTTCGGGATGTtcatagaaagagacaaaaacGTCTGTGCTGCTGGTCTACCTACTGCTCAACCTGACGATAAGGTATCAGATTCCTTAGAGCACTACCTTCTCAAAGATGAAGTGGACGCTCTcattcatgactccatcatcccGCCAAAACCACCCAGACCACTTCCACCTCTGCGTAAACCAATACCCCATGATACAAGATTCGCGGGTCCCTTCTGTGACATGGCAAAACTTATTAACCCtcgcaataaaactaaatatgaAACTCTAGTCGAAGATTTCAAAGAGACTGCCTACAAATCTTACTGGAAAGCGCCACTTGGACAAGTTCAAGATCCTGCTCCGATGTTGCCAGAAGGATTTGACAAACAAGGAACTACATTTGGAAAGAAAACTCCCTTCCATGGACGTCTCTATGATATTGTTATGCCTAGAGAACCATACCCTGATAAGACGCCTGAATCGAAGAAAGCTGGTGttcaatacaaatataaatattgtGAGCCTGCTTATAATGGTGACTTAACTTACGGCCATAGAACTTACGTAGATAAACGAGGAACTTATGCAAGGTGCTGTGTCACTGACGATAGAGTGAAGTTGGGCACAGGTGGCCGGACTATAATTAATACTGTACAAGCTAATTTCCAAGATGCAAAACAGCCTAGAATCGGCACTGTTTTGGCTCCAAATGATAACATCCTAAATGTACCAAAAGGTTACTCGTTTGGCATACTAAAACCACCCGACAATCTTCCAGAGTGCCTTACATTTTGTCAATTAAATTCAGGAAGAGAGTTTTTCAAAAAATGTCTAAAACATCTCAATTCGTTAAGAAAATGCTTATCTAAACGTTTTTTGCCCACATTCTTCCGAACGTTTTATTTGAATCTTAAGTACTTTGATCAAGAGAAATCTGGGTGGCTGCCAAAACAAGTTGTATACGACTATTGTGGAACAAAGCTTATACGGTTTGACCCTGCTTTGATAGAGCCTTTGTTGGACATGTGGAGAGCGTTTGATAATTCTACAAATAGGATAGAGTACAAGACTTTCGTTCATGTCCTCAATTACAGAGAGCCTTCACCGGAGATTCCAAAAATACCTGACTTGCCTGCTGATTGTTTAGATTTTAGAACGACTTATACGGAAATGGTAAAGCCAGGGAAGCCACCGGACCTAACCCCTATGGCCGGGCTACCCTCAGGGCGGTATTTTGATTTGGACTTTCCAATATCACCTGAACGTTGTTGCAGAGCCGACAGAACTTGTTTACCACATGAATCAGACATGAAATCTTGCTTAAGCCCTAGTGTACTGACGTTGCTTCATGTGAATCATCGAGATATGTATGCTAAACGTGAACCAGACGTAGTGCGCAGAGTTTTTGAAGCAGCTGGTGAAAAGTTTACAGATGAAGGCTTTGACGCTATTTGGGAAGAAGCAAAAAAACACCATTCTCAAGGTTGGGTTTGTTTCGAAACATTTCGTCGAACTTTGGAAGCTAATCCTAATCGAGGAGAGGCTAAAAATGATGAGAGTTCATAG
- the LOC135079674 gene encoding ejaculatory bulb-specific protein 3-like, which yields MHPQHFCMIVMVTTAAADFYSAKYDDFDIQPLLENDRILQGYTKCFLDQGPCTPDAKDFKKVIPEALETSCGKCTPKQKILIKKVIRAVMERHPDSWKEL from the exons ATGCACCCTCAACATTTCTGCATGATCGTGATGGTGACGACAGCAGCGGCAGACTTCTACAGCGCGAAGTACGACGACTTTGATATCCAGCCACTGCTCGAGAACGACAGGATCCTACAAGGATACACGAAGTGCTTCCTGGATCAGGGACCTTGTACGCCAGATGCTAAGGATTTCAAAA AAGTCATACCAGAAGCATTGGAAACGTCATGCGGCAAATGTACGCCGAAGCAAAAGATTCTTATCAAGAAGGTGATCAGAGCGGTGATGGAGAGGCACCCGGACTCGTGGAAGGAGTTATAA
- the LOC135079904 gene encoding allergen Tha p 1-like, protein MKTFVLLALSLVVAVAYARPGAQYTDKWDHINVDEILESQRLLRGYVDCLLDKGRCTPDGKALKETLPDALEHDCSKCTEKQKASSDKVIRHLINKQPDYWKELSAKYDPNNIYQDKYKDKIEEVKSKN, encoded by the coding sequence ATGAAGACATTCGTACTCCTCGCTTTATCGCTGGTGGTGGCGGTGGCCTACGCCCGCCCTGGTGCCCAGTACACCGATAAATGGGACCACATCAACGTGGACGAGATCCTGGAGTCCCAAAGACTCCTCCGAGGGTACGTCGACTGTCTCTTGGACAAAGGCCGTTGTACTCCTGACGGCAAAGCCCTGAAGGAGACTCTCCCCGATGCTCTTGAGCACGACTGCTCCAAATGTACTGAAAAGCAAAAGGCTTCTTCCGACAAAGTCATCAGGCATCTAATCAACAAGCAACCTGACTACTGGAAGGAACTTTCTGCCAAATACGACCCCAACAATATCTACCAGGACAAATACAAGGACAAAATCGAAGAAGTCAAGAGCAAGaactaa